The following are encoded together in the Glycine max cultivar Williams 82 chromosome 8, Glycine_max_v4.0, whole genome shotgun sequence genome:
- the LOC100785008 gene encoding uncharacterized protein: protein MALSVSLMQLSCVSLLHNNPSSSSSPVTLLPKSLFPCGISLKLKGLVFWSKSSSVCGRRRVGVGSISVNASLVEAPVLWAGRLCIFYALLKAGLAGSQANPLVSDLEIGDTNDESAPAAATDLGFSKWAQTILGKPAKEAANGRKLVSKWHPTTKGTLRRNYRVPSKLEGRRLLKAIASLLSDDDHFVDATSHKGCQIRRESAHGESVCCNNVRALFDELPTPHIIVEITPFPAGPLNDNDYIKAEKLEKVLRSSPSV from the exons ATGGCTCTTTCTGTATCCCTTATGCAACTCAGTTGCGTCTCTCTTCTTCACAATAAtccctcatcatcatcatcaccggTGACCCTTTTGCCCAAATCCCTCTTTCCTTGTGGAATTTCCCTGAAACTGAAAGGGTTGGTTTTTTGGAGTAAAAGTAGTTCAGTGTGTGGAAGAAGAAGAGTGGGAGTTGGGAGTATCAGTGTGAATGCCTCTTTGGTTGAGGCTCCAGTTTTGTGGGCTGGAAGGCTATGCATCTTCTATGCCCTCCTCAAGGCTGGCTTGGCTGGATCTCAAGCCAACCCACTTGTCTCAG aTTTGGAAATTGGGGATACTAATGATGAATCTGCTCCTGCTGCTGCTACTGACTTGGGATTCTCCAAATGGGCCCAGACCATACTAGGAAAACCAG cAAAAGAAGCTGCTAACGGAAGGAAACTTGTTAGTAAATGGCATCCCACAACAAAGGGTACACTTAGAAGAAACTATAGAGTCCCATCCAAGCTCGAGGGGCGACGTCTTCTTAAAGCTATTGCATCTCTATTATCAGATGATGATCACTTTGTTGATGCCACCTCTCACAAG GGTTGCCAAATCCGTAGGGAAAGTGCTCATGGAGAAAGTGTGTGTTGCAACAATGTGAGAGCTCTTTTTGATGAGCTCCCAACACCCCATATCATTGTGGAAATCACACCTTTTCCTGCTGGACCCCTTAATGACAATGATTACATTAAAGCTGAGAAGCTTGAGAAGGTTCTCAGGTCTAGTCCTTCTGTTTGA
- the LOC100795752 gene encoding myosin-11, producing MKISGDSTRPLRPFPPAIAAPSPDSDLQPHRRASRRHPRTPASRLRLAGGHTGKRSRPETPLSKWKIHDGGRERNIIGGGGGGDPLEDHVRKKEAPPHAAVSARKLAAGIWRMQLPEAAAGDGGRRRVSRKIGEDRLGVQHGIGHVDHQFLSHQSGMMHGSAMKNPSRSPHSISGTKDGHFCELKPSFQSSSTAMEGATKWDPVCLKTSDEEHHIYSQMKLLDQKVSTVSSVSALEAELEQARVQIQELETECHSSKKKLEHFLKKVSEERASWRSKEHEKIRAYVDDIKSELNRERKSRQRIEIVNSRLVNELADAKLITKRYMQDYEKERKARELIEEICDELAKEIGEDKAEIEALKRESMKLREEVEEERRMLQMAEVWREERVHMKLIDAKVALDEKYSQMNKLVADLETFLKSINVNPNSKEMKEARSLQQAAAVVDIQDIKGFSYEPANPDDIFAIFEDLNFGESNEREIEACVAYSPVSHASKIHTVSPEAKLISKDNLQRCSDVFMDDNGDIEEDESGWETVSHVEDQGSSCSPEGSALLVNKNRRESDVSGRSVLEWEENAGLETPITEISEVCSVPAKQSKKVSSIARLWRSGPNSGDNYKIISVEGMNGRVSSGGIMSPDWGLGNGGLSPQDLLYQLSSPESANLHNRGMKGCIPRTVQKSSLKARLLEARMESQKVQLRHVLKQKI from the exons ATGAAGATCTCCGGCGACTCCACCCGCCCGCTGCGCCCATTCCCGCCGGCCATTGCAGCCCCCTCTCCGGACTCCGATCTCCAACCGCACCGGAGGGCCAGCCGCCGCCATCCCCGAACTCCGGCCAGCCGCCTTAGGCTGGCCGGTGGACACACCGGAAAACGGAGCAGGCCGGAAACCCCCTTGTCCAAGTGGAAGATCCACGACGGCGGAAGAGAGAGGAACATCattggcggcggcggcggcggcgatCCGCTCGAGGACCACGTCCGGAAGAAGGAGGCTCCGCCGCATGCCGCCGTGTCGGCGAGGAAGCTCGCAGCCGGGATATGGCGGATGCAGCTGCCGGAAGCAGCGGCGGGTGATGGCGGAAGGCGAAGGGTTTCGAGGAAAATCGGTGAAGATCGTTTGGGAGTTCAG CATGGAATTGGCCATGTAGACCACCAATTTCTCAGCCATCAAAGTGGCATGATGCATGGTTCTGCTATGAAGAATCCATCACGAAGTCCCCATTCCATTTCTGGGACTAAGGATGGACACTTTTGTGAg CTCAAGCCTTCTTTCCAGTCTTCGAGTACCGCAATGGAGGGGGCAACAAAGTGGGATCctgtttgtttaaaaacatcagaCGAGGAGCATCACATCTACAGCCAAATGAAACTTCTCGACCAAAAGGTTAGCACTGTTTCTTCTGTATCAGCTCTTGAAGCTGAACTAGAGCAGGCTCGTGTGCAGATCCAGGAACTTGAGACTGAATGCCACTCCTCCAAAAAGAAACTTGAACATTTCTTGAAGAAAGTTAGTGAGGAAAGGGCCTCATGGCGAAGCAAAGAGCATGAAAAAATTCGCGCTTACGTTGATGACATTAAATCAGAGTTGAATCGTGAAAGGAAAAGTCGCCAGAGGATTGAAATTGTCAATTCCAGGTTGGTTAATGAGTTGGCAGATGCCAAGTTAATAACAAAACGATACATGCAAGATTATGAGAAGGAAAGGAAGGCCAGAGAATTGATTGAAGAAATTTGTGATGAGCTTGCTAAGGAAATTGGAGAAGACAAGGCTGAAATTGAAGCATTGAAGAGGGAATCTATGAAACTTAGGGAAGAAGTGGAAGAGGAGAGGAGGATGTTACAAATGGCTGAAGTATGGCGTGAAGAACGTGTTCATATGAAATTGATTGATGCAAAAGTTGCTCTTGATGAGAAGTACTCACAGATGAATAAACTTGTAGCGGATTTGGAAACCTTTCTCAAATCAATAAATGTGAACCCAAATTCAAAGGAGATGAAAGAGGCAAGGTCACTTCAACAGGCTGCAGCTGTTGTAGACATTCAAGACATCAAGGGATTTTCGTATGAGCCAGCTAATCCAGATGATATTTTTGCCATTTTCGAAGATTTAAATTTTGGCGAATCCAATGAGAGGGAGATTGAAGCATGTGTTGCTTACTCTCCAGTGAGTCATGCCTCAAAGATTCACACAGTGAGTCCTGAAGCCAAATTGATTAGTAAGGATAACTTGCAAAGATGTTCTGATGTATTTATGGATGACAATGGTGatatagaagaagatgaaagtGGATGGGAAACTGTGAGCCATGTTGAGGATCAGGGATCAAGTTGTTCGCCTGAAGGGAGTGCCCTATTGGTGAACAAGAATCGTCGAGAGAGTGATGTTTCAGGGAGGAGTGTGCTTGAATGGGAAGAAAATGCAGGTTTAGAGACTCCAATAACTGAAATTAGTGAAGTCTGTTCAGTACCAGCTAAGCAATCAAAGAAGGTATCCTCCATAGCAAGGCTTTGGAGGTCTGGCCCAAACAGTGGGGATAATTACAAGATAATCTCTGTGGAGGGAATGAATGGAAGGGTATCTAGTGGGGGCATAATGTCCCCTGATTGGGGACTGGGTAATGGTGGACTAAGCCCCCAAGACCTTCTGTACCAGTTGAGTTCGCCTGAGTCAGCAAATCTGCATAATCGAGGCATGAAAGGGTGCATTCCTCGCACCGTGCAGAAGAGTAGTCTGAAAGCCAGACTTTTGGAGGCTAGGATGGAAAGCCAGAAGGTTCAGTTGCGCCATGTTCTTAAACAGAAGATTTAG